One Deinococcus sp. LM3 genomic region harbors:
- the aceE gene encoding pyruvate dehydrogenase (acetyl-transferring), homodimeric type encodes MTSSPPNRPPRTGMSAQEREKLNSVETQEWLDSLAYVFANAGDNRAAELLEELDHYAYFHGAPITFKQNTPYINTIDVEAQPEYPGDPEIERRIRNIIRWNAVVMVIKANKKSDGIGGHLSTYASAAELLEVGFNHFFRGHGAGQDRDLIFYQGHASPGVYARSFLEGRFDEARMNRFRRELQPEGEGLSSYPHPWLMPDYWEFPTVSMGLGPIQAIYQARFIKYLENRELKPKGDAKVWAFLGDGEMDEPQSIGAIRFAAYENLDNLIFVLNANLQRLDGPVRANSKVIQEFEALFRGAGWNVIKVIWDSKWDELLQKDYNGTIVKRFELLVDGESQRYAAFGGKELREKFFNTPELKALIEGWSDADLELLNRGGHDIHKIYAAYASAVKHKGSPTIIIPRTIKGYGLGESAQARNVAHQVKKLDFHTLKALRDTLELPLTDEQVEHMEYYHPGPDSAEVKYALERRAALGGPIPARRVEYPHPTIPNGEFYEEFAKGSGDRQVSTTMAAVQIISKLLRDKEIGRFVVPIVPDEARTFGMDALVPRIGIYSPRGQTYTPVDSGSLMAYKESVNGQMLEEGITEDGAMASWIAAGTSYANHGVPTIPFFVLYSMFGMQRVGDLVWAAADQRARGFILGATAGRTTLAGEGLQHQDGNSHLQAYVVPNLKTYDPAFAYELAVIIENGIQRMYVDGIDEFYYVTVDNENELQPAMPADGRSHEEIRDGIVRGLYRLHRSAHKGKLRAQILAGGPAMGAAQEAVKALEAYGVAADLWSVTSYKELHQDALLAQRHNMLHPTEEPRVPYVAQQLSKENAPGVLISVSDYIKLGADGLNGHLDRKLWTLGTDGFGRSEAREELRDFFEVDTKHVVLATLYALQRDGKIKGDVVAKAIADLGIDPERDAPVLR; translated from the coding sequence ATGACCTCATCTCCTCCGAACAGACCGCCCCGTACCGGCATGAGCGCGCAGGAGCGCGAGAAGCTGAACTCCGTGGAGACCCAGGAGTGGCTCGACTCACTGGCGTACGTGTTCGCGAACGCCGGTGACAACCGCGCGGCGGAACTGCTCGAGGAACTCGACCATTACGCGTACTTCCACGGCGCGCCCATCACGTTCAAGCAGAACACCCCGTACATCAACACCATCGATGTCGAGGCGCAGCCCGAGTACCCCGGCGACCCCGAGATCGAACGCAGGATCCGCAACATCATCCGCTGGAATGCCGTGGTCATGGTCATCAAGGCCAACAAGAAGAGTGACGGCATCGGCGGGCACCTGTCCACGTACGCCAGCGCCGCCGAGCTGCTGGAGGTGGGCTTCAACCACTTCTTCCGCGGCCACGGCGCCGGGCAGGACCGCGACCTGATCTTCTACCAGGGGCACGCCAGCCCCGGCGTGTACGCCCGCTCCTTCCTGGAGGGCCGTTTCGACGAGGCCCGCATGAACCGCTTCCGCCGCGAACTCCAGCCCGAAGGCGAGGGCCTGAGCAGCTACCCGCACCCGTGGCTGATGCCCGACTACTGGGAGTTCCCGACCGTCAGCATGGGCCTGGGCCCCATCCAGGCGATCTATCAGGCGCGCTTCATCAAGTACCTGGAAAACCGCGAACTGAAACCCAAGGGTGACGCCAAGGTCTGGGCGTTCCTGGGTGACGGCGAGATGGACGAACCGCAGAGCATCGGCGCGATCAGATTTGCCGCGTACGAGAACCTCGACAACCTGATCTTCGTGCTGAACGCCAACCTCCAGCGCCTCGACGGGCCGGTGCGTGCCAACTCCAAGGTCATCCAGGAGTTCGAGGCGCTGTTCCGTGGCGCGGGCTGGAACGTCATCAAGGTCATCTGGGACTCCAAGTGGGACGAACTGCTGCAGAAGGACTACAACGGCACCATCGTCAAACGCTTCGAACTGCTGGTGGACGGCGAGTCGCAGCGCTACGCGGCCTTTGGCGGCAAGGAACTGCGCGAGAAGTTCTTCAACACCCCGGAACTCAAGGCCCTGATCGAGGGCTGGAGCGACGCCGACCTGGAACTCCTGAACCGCGGCGGGCACGACATCCACAAGATCTACGCCGCGTACGCCTCGGCCGTGAAGCACAAGGGCAGCCCGACCATCATCATCCCGCGCACCATCAAGGGCTACGGCCTCGGCGAGAGCGCCCAGGCCCGCAACGTCGCCCACCAGGTCAAGAAACTCGACTTCCATACCCTCAAGGCGCTGCGCGACACGCTGGAACTCCCGCTGACCGACGAGCAGGTCGAGCACATGGAGTACTACCACCCCGGCCCGGACAGCGCCGAGGTGAAGTACGCCCTCGAACGCCGCGCCGCGCTCGGCGGCCCGATTCCCGCCCGCCGGGTCGAGTACCCGCACCCCACCATCCCGAACGGCGAGTTCTACGAGGAGTTCGCCAAGGGCAGCGGCGACCGTCAGGTGAGCACCACCATGGCCGCCGTGCAGATCATCAGCAAACTGCTGCGCGACAAGGAAATCGGCCGCTTCGTGGTACCCATCGTCCCCGACGAGGCCCGCACCTTCGGCATGGACGCCCTGGTGCCCCGCATCGGCATCTACTCCCCGCGCGGCCAGACGTACACCCCGGTCGACAGCGGCAGCCTGATGGCCTACAAGGAAAGCGTGAACGGCCAGATGCTGGAAGAAGGCATCACCGAGGACGGCGCGATGGCCTCCTGGATCGCCGCCGGCACCTCGTACGCCAACCACGGCGTGCCCACCATCCCGTTCTTCGTGCTGTACTCCATGTTCGGCATGCAGCGCGTCGGTGACCTCGTGTGGGCCGCCGCCGACCAGCGCGCCCGCGGCTTCATCCTGGGCGCCACCGCCGGGCGCACCACCCTGGCCGGCGAGGGCCTGCAACACCAGGACGGCAACAGCCACCTCCAGGCGTACGTCGTGCCGAACCTCAAGACCTACGACCCGGCCTTCGCGTACGAACTGGCCGTGATCATCGAGAACGGCATCCAGCGCATGTACGTGGACGGCATCGACGAGTTCTACTACGTCACGGTCGACAACGAGAACGAACTGCAGCCCGCCATGCCTGCTGATGGCCGCAGCCACGAGGAAATCCGCGACGGCATCGTGCGCGGCCTGTACCGCCTGCACAGGAGCGCCCACAAGGGCAAACTCAGAGCGCAGATTCTCGCCGGTGGTCCCGCCATGGGCGCCGCGCAGGAAGCCGTCAAGGCCCTCGAAGCGTACGGCGTGGCCGCCGACCTGTGGAGCGTGACCAGCTACAAGGAACTCCACCAGGACGCCCTGCTCGCCCAGCGTCACAACATGCTGCACCCCACCGAGGAACCCCGCGTGCCGTACGTGGCCCAGCAGCTGAGCAAGGAGAACGCCCCCGGCGTCCTGATCAGCGTCAGCGACTACATCAAACTCGGCGCGGACGGCCTGAACGGCCACCTGGACCGCAAACTCTGGACGCTCGGCACCGACGGCTTCGGCCGCAGCGAGGCCCGCGAGGAACTCCGCGACTTCTTCGAGGTCGACACCAAACACGTCGTCCTGGCCACCCTGTACGCCCTCCAGCGCGACGGCAAGATCAAGGGCGACGTCGTGGCGAAAGCGATTGCCGACCTCGGCATCGACCCGGAACGCGACGCGCCCGTCCTGCGTTAA
- a CDS encoding LysR family transcriptional regulator: protein MELRHLRHFVALAEEEHFGRAAERVFVVQQALSNSIRNLEEEVGVPLVLRTTRRVQLTPAGQEFLIGARETLLLAGQTVERARRAARGEVGRLTVGFVSGLAFGGLPEIVRRFRELYPNVSVDLRELTAQEQEAGLRGEQIDIGLMLLPVRDPTLDSRPLWRQPLVAALPAEHPLARKRRLKISDLSHENFVFFPRQLRATYFDQVMRWCAASGFTPHVVQEAIEIPTLLSLVAAGVGVFLPIEFFSRLSLPGVVYRPVEDAPTVEIVAVWRRGDGTSPVVRAFLTVAEEVLREGSGK, encoded by the coding sequence ATCGAACTGCGTCACCTGCGGCACTTCGTCGCCCTGGCCGAGGAAGAACACTTCGGGCGGGCCGCCGAACGCGTGTTCGTGGTCCAGCAGGCCCTGAGCAACTCCATCCGCAACCTGGAAGAGGAAGTCGGGGTGCCGCTCGTGCTGCGCACCACCCGCCGCGTGCAACTGACGCCCGCCGGGCAGGAATTCCTGATCGGCGCCCGCGAGACGTTGCTGCTGGCCGGACAGACCGTGGAACGCGCCCGCCGCGCCGCCCGCGGAGAGGTGGGCCGCCTGACCGTCGGCTTCGTCAGCGGGCTGGCCTTCGGGGGCCTGCCGGAAATCGTGCGCCGCTTCCGCGAACTGTACCCGAACGTCAGCGTGGACCTGCGCGAACTCACCGCCCAGGAACAGGAAGCCGGACTGCGCGGCGAACAGATCGACATCGGCCTGATGCTGCTCCCGGTCCGCGACCCCACCCTCGACTCGCGCCCCCTCTGGCGCCAGCCCCTGGTCGCGGCGCTGCCCGCCGAGCACCCCCTGGCCCGCAAACGCCGCCTGAAGATCAGCGACCTGAGCCACGAGAACTTCGTGTTCTTCCCCCGGCAACTGCGCGCCACGTACTTCGATCAGGTCATGCGCTGGTGCGCCGCCTCCGGCTTCACCCCACACGTCGTGCAGGAAGCCATCGAGATCCCCACGCTGCTGTCCCTCGTCGCGGCGGGCGTGGGCGTGTTCCTGCCCATCGAGTTCTTCAGCCGCCTGAGCCTGCCCGGCGTGGTGTACCGCCCCGTCGAGGACGCCCCCACCGTCGAGATCGTCGCCGTGTGGCGGCGCGGCGACGGCACCAGCCCGGTCGTGCGCGCCTTCCTGACCGTCGCGGAGGAAGTGCTGCGGGAGGGCAGTGGGAAGTAA
- a CDS encoding TCR/Tet family MFS transporter has protein sequence MRARPAALIFILLTALIDIIGIGLIIPVLPGLVKELAGSEVAGARTIGLLTAAYAVMQFIFAPILGVLSDRFGRRPVLLFALSGMALDYLLLAFAPNLAWLFVGRILAGITGASLTVANAYIADVSPPEDRAKNFGLLGATFGVGFILGPALGGLLGEYGLRVPFMVAAALTGLNVLYGLFVLPESLPVSARGKAMRRADLNPLLPLRALGEYPILRSLALTFVLLGLAGQVIFSTWVLYTERVLTWTPGQNGVALAFFGLLTAAVQGGLIGPFIARFGDRRTIMTGLVASILEFLVLSVARSGALLYASLVVGALGGLANPAIQGLISRQVSESEQGRVQGAITSLNSLVAVVGPLLATAVYAYGLTHGFPGAAFLMGALLSVAGTLLILGVLRGMPDTGKPQQG, from the coding sequence ATGCGCGCCCGTCCTGCTGCCCTGATTTTCATCCTGCTGACCGCCCTGATCGACATCATCGGGATCGGGCTGATCATTCCGGTGCTGCCGGGACTGGTGAAGGAACTGGCGGGCTCGGAGGTGGCGGGCGCCCGCACCATCGGGCTGCTGACGGCGGCGTACGCGGTGATGCAGTTCATCTTCGCGCCGATCCTGGGGGTGCTGAGTGACCGCTTCGGGCGGCGGCCGGTGCTGCTGTTCGCGCTGAGCGGCATGGCGCTGGATTACCTGCTGCTGGCGTTCGCGCCGAATCTGGCGTGGCTGTTCGTCGGGCGCATCCTGGCAGGGATCACCGGGGCGAGCCTGACGGTCGCGAACGCGTACATCGCGGACGTGTCACCCCCGGAGGACCGCGCGAAGAACTTCGGGCTGCTGGGCGCGACGTTCGGGGTGGGCTTCATCCTGGGGCCGGCGCTGGGCGGTCTGCTGGGCGAGTACGGGCTGCGGGTGCCGTTCATGGTCGCGGCCGCCCTGACGGGCCTGAACGTGCTGTACGGCCTGTTCGTGCTGCCCGAGTCGCTGCCGGTCAGCGCGCGCGGCAAGGCCATGCGGCGCGCGGACCTGAACCCGCTGCTGCCGCTGCGGGCGCTGGGCGAGTACCCGATCCTGCGGTCCCTGGCGCTGACGTTCGTGCTGCTGGGCCTCGCAGGGCAGGTGATCTTCAGCACGTGGGTGCTGTACACCGAACGCGTCCTGACCTGGACTCCGGGGCAGAACGGGGTGGCCCTGGCGTTCTTCGGACTGCTCACGGCCGCCGTGCAGGGCGGATTGATCGGGCCGTTCATCGCGCGCTTCGGGGACCGGCGGACCATCATGACCGGACTGGTCGCCAGCATCCTGGAATTCCTGGTGCTCAGCGTGGCCCGCAGCGGCGCGCTGCTGTACGCCTCGCTGGTCGTGGGGGCACTGGGGGGCCTCGCCAACCCGGCCATTCAGGGCCTGATCTCCCGGCAGGTGAGCGAATCCGAGCAGGGCCGCGTGCAGGGCGCGATCACCAGTCTGAACTCCCTGGTCGCGGTGGTCGGCCCGCTCCTGGCGACGGCCGTGTACGCCTACGGCCTCACGCACGGCTTCCCCGGCGCGGCGTTCCTGATGGGCGCGCTGCTGTCCGTGGCGGGCACGCTGCTGATCCTGGGCGTCCTGCGCGGCATGCCGGACACGGGGAAGCCGCAGCAGGGGTGA